A stretch of the Argonema galeatum A003/A1 genome encodes the following:
- a CDS encoding thioredoxin domain-containing protein: protein MTNRLAQSPSLYLRKHAENPIDWWPWCDEAIEVARRENKLIFLSIGYSSCHWCTVMEGEAFSDRTIAEYMNANFIPIKVDREERPDLDSIYMQGLQMMVGQGGWPLNVFLDPKDLIPFYGGTYFPVEPRYGRPGFLQVLQAIRRHYDTEKAKVESVTAEIRGYLQQGAMLQPTGGEQLDSSLLRQGLKTNTSVLKGIGSGPCFPMMPYAGLVLRGVRFSSQAEVSKEESQSDAKQVCTQRGLNLALGGIYDHVAGGFHRYTVDATWTVPHFEKMLYDNGQIVEYLACLWSSGVQVPAFESAIAGTVQWLVREMTAPEGYFYASQDADNFSDAAAKEPEEGNFYVWKYQELEQLLTAEELAEIKAEFTVTAEGNFEECNVMQRRHPHNLSDKAEVALLKMFEVRYGVKPDARSTFPPARNNQEAKAGNWTGRIPPVTDIKMIVAWNSLMISGLARAYTAFGRTEYLSVAVRAAKFILDRQWVDDRFHRLNYEGKTAVLAQSEDYALFIKALLDLQQASLGLGIGEEKEFPTCKFWLEKAVKVQEEFDEFLWSVELGGYFNTASDASGDLVVRERNYNDNATPSANGVAIANLVQLALLTEDLQYLDRAEQALRAFSSVMNQTPQACPGLFTALDWYIDRTLIRTTNEQLESLIPQYLPTAVYALTDNLPAGSVGLVCQGLSCSEPAKSREQLWEQVQNSQIRG from the coding sequence ATGACGAATCGCCTTGCCCAATCCCCAAGTCTTTACCTACGCAAACACGCCGAAAATCCCATCGACTGGTGGCCTTGGTGCGATGAAGCCATAGAAGTTGCCCGCCGCGAAAACAAGCTGATTTTTCTTTCAATTGGCTATTCAAGTTGCCACTGGTGTACCGTCATGGAAGGCGAGGCATTTTCCGATCGGACTATTGCCGAGTATATGAACGCCAATTTTATCCCGATCAAGGTCGATCGGGAAGAGCGGCCAGACTTAGACAGTATTTATATGCAAGGGTTGCAGATGATGGTTGGGCAAGGCGGCTGGCCTCTCAACGTATTTTTAGACCCTAAAGACTTGATACCTTTTTACGGCGGCACTTACTTTCCCGTCGAACCCCGCTACGGACGCCCCGGATTTCTGCAAGTGCTGCAAGCAATTCGCCGCCACTACGACACTGAAAAAGCCAAAGTTGAGTCTGTAACGGCAGAAATTCGCGGATATCTCCAGCAGGGAGCTATGCTGCAACCAACAGGCGGCGAACAATTAGATTCCTCTCTACTGCGTCAAGGTTTAAAGACCAATACTAGCGTGCTGAAAGGCATTGGTTCTGGCCCCTGCTTCCCGATGATGCCTTACGCCGGATTGGTACTGCGGGGCGTTCGATTTAGTTCTCAGGCTGAAGTTAGCAAGGAGGAATCCCAATCCGATGCTAAGCAGGTTTGTACCCAGCGGGGGTTAAATCTCGCACTGGGAGGTATTTACGACCATGTTGCCGGGGGTTTTCACCGCTACACGGTTGACGCGACTTGGACGGTGCCTCACTTTGAAAAGATGCTCTACGATAACGGTCAGATTGTGGAATATCTGGCTTGTTTGTGGAGTAGCGGAGTTCAAGTACCGGCATTTGAGAGTGCGATCGCAGGTACGGTACAATGGCTTGTGCGCGAAATGACTGCTCCTGAAGGTTACTTCTACGCATCTCAGGATGCCGACAACTTCAGCGATGCAGCAGCAAAAGAGCCAGAAGAAGGAAACTTTTATGTTTGGAAATATCAGGAACTCGAACAACTTCTCACCGCTGAGGAATTAGCAGAAATTAAGGCGGAGTTCACTGTCACTGCTGAGGGCAATTTTGAAGAGTGCAACGTTATGCAACGCCGCCACCCCCACAATCTGAGCGACAAGGCAGAAGTTGCTTTACTTAAAATGTTTGAAGTCCGCTACGGTGTTAAACCTGACGCCCGGTCAACTTTCCCTCCCGCCCGCAATAATCAGGAAGCCAAAGCGGGCAACTGGACTGGTCGGATTCCGCCAGTGACAGATATCAAGATGATTGTAGCTTGGAATAGCTTGATGATTTCGGGACTGGCACGAGCTTATACGGCATTTGGGCGGACAGAGTATTTGTCTGTTGCTGTTAGGGCTGCTAAATTTATTTTGGATCGCCAGTGGGTGGACGATCGCTTTCATCGCCTCAATTATGAGGGTAAGACGGCGGTTTTGGCTCAGTCTGAAGATTATGCTCTTTTCATCAAGGCGCTATTGGATTTGCAGCAAGCTTCTCTGGGATTGGGTATTGGGGAAGAAAAAGAATTTCCAACTTGTAAGTTCTGGCTAGAAAAAGCAGTCAAGGTGCAGGAGGAGTTTGATGAATTTCTCTGGAGTGTGGAACTGGGAGGATATTTCAATACTGCCAGCGATGCCAGTGGCGACCTTGTGGTACGAGAGCGCAATTATAATGATAATGCTACTCCCTCTGCTAATGGTGTGGCGATCGCTAACTTAGTGCAACTAGCCTTACTCACGGAAGATCTACAATATCTCGATCGGGCCGAGCAAGCTTTACGCGCTTTTAGCAGCGTGATGAATCAGACTCCTCAAGCCTGTCCCGGTTTATTTACTGCTCTAGATTGGTATATCGATCGCACTCTGATTCGTACTACTAATGAGCAACTCGAATCTCTCATCCCTCAATATTTACCCACAGCAGTTTATGCTCTTACAGATAATCTCCCCGCAGGAAGTGTAGGACTGGTTTGTCAGGGGCTTAGTTGCTCCGAACCTGCCAAAAGCCGCGAACAATTGTGGGAACAAGTCCAAAATAGCCAAATTAGGGGCTAA
- a CDS encoding peptidoglycan D,D-transpeptidase FtsI family protein, whose product MASANPPSSRYSRRRSRARRPASKQPQQRSVKLLDRQQPDIGPNLLTSVSRLGRDIGSPRQKNFGSKSKSENSESSQTRKQPNNLKSKILSCEGGHRDGNRQDAHFAQNPKLNRLVLVWILLLLSGLGLGWNLYKLQIVRGPILARTAKQQQAVTLRPYVPRRPIVDRNNNVLAVDRPAYTLYAHRKLFKTSKEEVATKLSPLLGRSVEDLVKYFNKAESGVRIENSLLEEVADRITALRLDGLELIPHYSRLYAQQELAADIVGYVNMNHKGQAGVEYSQEKLLERSTRAVRLSRAGNGAMMPDYAPAGVMNDDLRLQLTIDSRLQRAARSALKEKIEQFKAKRGTVIVMDARDGALLALVSEPSYDPNQYSKYDVGLFKNWALTDLYEPGSTFKPLNVAIALETGGIKPDSTFVDNGHIQVAGWPIKNAEGGGHGSLTIAEILQLSSNVGMVQVMQQVKPSVYYGWLERLGLGQTVETDLPFAVPSQLKSQEEFTGSPIEPATTSFGQGFSITPLQLAQLHGAIANGGKLVSPHVVRGLFDSKGQMHWQPTVPAPRPVFSPNTTQTVLEMMETVVTKGTGKPAQIPGYRIAGKTGTAQKASATGGYSANAKIVSFVGILPVESPRYVVVAVVDEPKGRVFGSTVAAPIVKTVMESLITIEQIPPSQ is encoded by the coding sequence ATGGCTTCAGCCAATCCTCCCTCTTCTCGTTATAGTAGGCGTCGCTCACGGGCGCGGCGACCGGCGAGCAAACAGCCTCAACAGCGTTCAGTAAAGCTTCTAGATCGGCAACAGCCGGATATAGGGCCGAATTTATTAACTTCAGTTTCCAGATTAGGCCGGGATATCGGTTCTCCCAGGCAAAAGAATTTTGGATCGAAGTCTAAAAGCGAGAATTCAGAATCATCTCAAACTCGCAAACAGCCTAATAATCTAAAATCCAAAATCCTCTCTTGCGAAGGTGGGCATCGTGACGGGAACCGCCAAGACGCCCACTTCGCGCAAAATCCAAAATTGAACCGACTGGTGCTGGTATGGATACTTTTGTTGCTCAGCGGATTGGGTCTCGGCTGGAATTTATATAAACTGCAAATTGTGCGCGGACCGATACTAGCACGCACCGCCAAACAGCAGCAAGCAGTAACCTTACGTCCTTATGTACCTCGACGCCCCATTGTTGACCGCAACAACAACGTTTTAGCAGTCGATCGCCCTGCTTACACCTTGTACGCCCACCGGAAGCTGTTTAAAACTTCAAAAGAAGAAGTCGCCACAAAACTTTCACCCCTGCTGGGTCGTTCTGTCGAAGACCTAGTGAAATATTTTAATAAAGCTGAAAGTGGCGTTCGGATCGAAAATTCCCTGTTGGAAGAAGTAGCCGATCGCATCACCGCCTTGCGACTGGACGGACTGGAATTAATTCCCCATTACTCCCGCCTCTACGCGCAGCAGGAACTGGCGGCAGACATTGTGGGCTACGTCAATATGAATCATAAAGGTCAAGCAGGAGTAGAATACAGCCAGGAAAAATTGCTAGAACGCTCTACTCGTGCAGTCAGGCTGAGTCGTGCGGGAAACGGTGCCATGATGCCAGATTACGCGCCAGCAGGAGTGATGAACGACGACCTGCGACTGCAACTGACAATAGATAGCCGACTTCAACGTGCCGCCCGTTCAGCCCTCAAAGAAAAAATTGAGCAATTCAAAGCTAAGCGAGGCACCGTCATCGTCATGGATGCGCGGGATGGTGCATTGCTGGCACTGGTTTCCGAACCTTCCTACGACCCGAACCAGTACTCCAAATATGATGTGGGACTGTTTAAGAACTGGGCGCTGACAGACCTTTACGAACCGGGTTCCACCTTCAAGCCCCTCAATGTGGCGATCGCCCTCGAAACTGGAGGCATCAAACCCGACAGTACCTTTGTTGACAACGGCCACATTCAGGTAGCGGGCTGGCCGATCAAAAACGCTGAGGGAGGCGGTCACGGAAGTCTTACAATTGCTGAGATTCTACAACTTTCCAGCAACGTTGGCATGGTGCAAGTTATGCAGCAAGTAAAGCCCAGTGTCTACTACGGCTGGCTGGAACGCCTGGGACTGGGGCAAACTGTAGAAACAGATCTGCCCTTTGCAGTACCCAGCCAGTTGAAAAGTCAAGAGGAGTTTACAGGTTCGCCGATCGAACCGGCAACTACCTCTTTTGGCCAGGGATTTTCCATCACCCCCCTCCAGCTGGCACAACTCCACGGTGCGATCGCGAATGGTGGCAAACTGGTAAGTCCCCACGTCGTGCGCGGTTTATTCGACTCCAAAGGACAAATGCACTGGCAGCCCACAGTCCCAGCACCTCGGCCAGTTTTCTCTCCTAACACTACACAGACAGTCCTAGAAATGATGGAAACTGTAGTAACTAAGGGGACGGGAAAACCCGCACAAATTCCCGGATATCGCATCGCTGGCAAAACTGGTACAGCCCAAAAAGCCAGTGCTACCGGCGGCTACTCCGCCAACGCCAAGATCGTCAGCTTTGTCGGTATCTTGCCAGTAGAATCCCCCCGCTACGTGGTTGTAGCTGTGGTGGACGAACCAAAGGGCAGGGTTTTTGGTTCGACTGTAGCAGCACCAATTGTCAAGACCGTGATGGAATCTCTGATTACAATTGAGCAAATACCCCCAAGTCAATAG
- a CDS encoding serine protease: protein MNKKIVSLALGLGLVVMLGACKGGGDAPATTSPSPAGGASSAPKATTAPAPAPAKTPAATPTKSP, encoded by the coding sequence ATGAACAAAAAAATCGTTAGTTTGGCTCTAGGACTCGGCTTGGTTGTAATGTTGGGAGCCTGCAAAGGCGGCGGTGATGCGCCAGCCACCACCAGTCCGTCACCAGCAGGAGGAGCATCTTCTGCTCCTAAAGCAACAACAGCGCCCGCACCCGCACCCGCTAAAACGCCTGCGGCAACTCCCACTAAATCGCCCTAA